The Dermacentor albipictus isolate Rhodes 1998 colony chromosome 2, USDA_Dalb.pri_finalv2, whole genome shotgun sequence genome has a segment encoding these proteins:
- the LOC139055498 gene encoding uncharacterized protein: protein MMQKANKANQAAPASDFLYIVRGEDINDVPTSYVVNGIKPHEFPVIGTYVDKRVVPGFRYVVRGNRTSRFLFGGRPLRLESVGRGYGKRITFEAPPGVLNENDNFFYSDTIEQGYGFAPVAVQVGYRFRVQDCQGEVCGDLVLDELLGEQTEVAGDVRKEDGAIVKQIAVDFHARFLCVNNRLLDRQLVWNRVRLSAVARLVKHRGSTEARLEKLLLRDCPLAGYELVPFSRKVQQLVNSEE from the exons AAGGCGAACAAGGCAAACCAGGCGGCGCCGGCCAGCGACTTCTTGTACATCGTCAGGGGAGAGGACATCAACGATGTGCCCACCAGCTACGTGGTCAACGGTATCAAGCCGCACGAGTTCCCTGTTATCG GCACCTACGTGGACAAGCGCGTCGTGCCGGGCTTCCGGTACGTGGTCCGCGGGAACCGCACTTCACGCTTCCTGTTCGGCGGCCGGCCCCTGCGACTGGAGAGCGTGGGCCGCGGCTACGGCAAGCGCATCACGTTCGAGGCGCCGCCCGGCGTGCTCAACGAGAACGACAACTTCTTCTACTCGGACACCATCGAGCAGGGCTACGGCTTCGCGCCGGTCGCCGTCCAGGTCGGGTACCGCTTCCGCGTCCAGGACTGCCAGGGCGAAGTCTGCGGCGACCTGGTGCTCGACGAGCTGCTCGGCGAACAGACCGAGGTCGCGGGCGACGTCCGCAAGGAGGACGGCGCCATCGTCAAGCAGATCGCGGTCGACTTCCACGCGAGGTTCCTGTGCGTGAACAACAGGCTCCTGGACCGCCAGCTGGTCTGGAACAGGGTCCGTCTCAGCGCCGTCGCGAGACTCGTCAAGCACCGCGGATCGACCGAGGCCCGCCTGGAGAAGCTGCTGCTTCGCGACTGTCCGCTGGCCGGCTACGAACTGGTTCCCTTCTCGCGCaaggtgcagcagctggtcaacAGCGAGGAATAG